The genomic region CGGCTATGCGTCATTGGAGGTGTTCAAATCATTACTTGAATATAGCGAAACTGAGCTTCCTAGATTACTATTAGGAGTTGGCTCCGTGACCGATGCTGGAGCAGCTTCCCTATATATGCAGATGGGAGCTAAGTTCATTGTAACTCCCGTTTTAAGGGAAGACATAGCTAAAGTTTGCAATAGACGGAAAGTTCTGTGGATGCCTGGATGTGCCACCTTAACGGAGATAGCCCAAGCTGAGGAATTGGGCTGTGAAATAATTAAATTATTTCCAGGAGCTTTATATGGGCCGGAATTTGTTAAAGCAATTAAAGGACCGCAACCTTGGACACGGATAATGCCTACCGGAGGGGTGGGGTTGGAAGAAAATAGTTTGAAAGGATGGTTCGGAGCTGGAGTGGATTGCGTAGGGCTTGGGTCGAATCTTATTGGAAATTCATTTACTGGTGAAAGTGATTTTATTAGCTTAAAGAAGCGGGTAACAGAGGTTAAAGATAAGATTTTGAAAATTAGACGGGACAGAGGTTTGTTGTAAAAGTGTTTATAACTGGAGGTTTTTAGGGGAACCTTTGCTAAGAATGGATTCCCCAGTACATTTAAAAGCTCCTGACATTTTATTTAAACATTTTGGTTGTAGGATCCTATGTGTTGTAACATTCCCTTGCCCGCTATTAAATTCAGATAATGGCAATAAGACTTTCGATAGCTATCACCATCATGAATAGGTTGAAGATTAATGTGGCTATTAATGCGATATTGAGACCTAGTTTTGCCCTGTAATCTCCCATTACACTTTTTTTATTGATTAAAATCAATAGAAATAGTGTAATCAAGGGCATGATAAAGGGACTGAAAGCCTGTGAGGCTATTAATATCCAAACAGGTTTACCACCCATGATAGGGACAATTAAACAGGTGAGTGCCACTATTACTACCAGAAGCTTATATAGTGGTTTTTTCATATTTCTATCCTCTTTCTTATAATCTGAAATGATCCATGGAGTTAATAATAGATTAGGAAAAATTGAAGATAGGCCCGCACCCAATATTCCCAATGTAAATAAGGTCAAGGCGAATTCACCCGCCCAAGGTCCTAATGCATGCATTAAGTCGATGGGACTATCCACTTTTATATCCTGAAAGTACAAGGTTCCCGTAGCACTTATCATAATAGCCAGACTTATAAGAAAAGTCATTACCATAGAGTAAATGGCATCTTTACGTTCTGTTTTTAGATCTGCTATTTTCCAGTTTTGTTCCTGGACAAGTATGCTCCGAGATATAAGG from Galbibacter sp. BG1 harbors:
- a CDS encoding bifunctional 4-hydroxy-2-oxoglutarate aldolase/2-dehydro-3-deoxy-phosphogluconate aldolase encodes the protein MITRIQISEKVKEIGFIPLFYNDDVQVCKRIIHACYEGGATVIEFTARGYASLEVFKSLLEYSETELPRLLLGVGSVTDAGAASLYMQMGAKFIVTPVLREDIAKVCNRRKVLWMPGCATLTEIAQAEELGCEIIKLFPGALYGPEFVKAIKGPQPWTRIMPTGGVGLEENSLKGWFGAGVDCVGLGSNLIGNSFTGESDFISLKKRVTEVKDKILKIRRDRGLL